In Bacteroidota bacterium, the sequence CGGCGGTAATCGTCGTAACAGACGTCAAAGCGTTCTTTTGAGGCTTCGGCGCCAATGAAAAAGCCGCTCGAAAGCACGATGGGTGGTTTGCCCATGCGCGTCAGCTTGTCTGCTATCATACATTTCAACGCATTCACAATCGCTGCACCGCCAATGGTTGATCCTGGTCCTACCGGGTCTTCGAGTCCGTCGATTGTTACCATTGCGTCGCCGCCCGGTGTGCCGTTGTCAAGTACTACGTCTGCGACATCAATCAGCTTTTTACCACTGCTGTGTTTGGCCGCAGAATACTCACAATGATCAACCGACACCACACAGATAACGGGCAGGTTCATTTTCTTTACTTCAAGTGCCATCTCAACAACCACTTCATTCACACCGCTATTGGAGAAAATGATGAAGCTGTCGCGCTGGTCGAATACAAAATTGCGGAGGATCATCTTGCCGAGCCCTTCCACATGTTCGAGATACATGGCTTGCCGCTGTCCGTTTGATCCGACAACTGGATTGTGAAACGTAAGCGAAAGTTCAACCATCGGATGAAAACCCGGGAAGCTTCCGTGCCGTGGAAACATCTCTTCAATGGGAATCCGCGAATGGCCCGTACCAAACAGGTGAACGAGGCCTTCCTGGCCGATAGAATCTGCGCAAATGGTTGCTGCCTTTTCGAGGGCATCCATCTGGGTGTCCTGGATGCGTTTCAGGATGTTTGTTGCTTGCTCGAGATACTGTAATGCCGGGTTCAAGGGCTTGCTGGATTTATCGTGTCAGAAATCGGGGAATTACTTTTTCAACTGATGCGCAATCACATATTTGTATTTGTCTGCGCGGTAGTAGCTCTCGGTGTGCTCCATAATTTGCTGGTTGTCCAGCCTTGCGGTTGTTGTGACCCCAAGAACAGGTGTGTCTTTTTCAATGTCGAGTTGTTTTGCCAGCATTTTGTCTGCCGGCAGGGCCGATAGCGAATATTCAAAAGCGGCGATGTACAACTGGTAGTTTTCTGAGAGCACCTTGTAAAGAGAATTCGACTTAAAATCGTGCTCGATCAGGTTGGGGCAGCGCGTAGTGATGATTGTTGTGTATTGCAAACATACGGGTTCATCATCGGCGAACCGTAACCTGGTTAGGTTGAGGCAAGGGGATCCTGCGTAGTCTTCCAGTGCGGGGTCTGGGCTGTCTCCTACAATGCCGGCGGCTTTGTCTAAAATCTGGGAGTGGGTTTGGTAGCCCCGTGTCTCCATTTCTGCTGTAAAACTCCGCGCCATCGAAAGCAGGGTGAGATGCTGTTGCGGCTTGACGATGGTGCCCCGGCCGGCACCCCGGCTAATCAGGTCATCAGCCTCAATGCGCGAAAGGGCCTGGCGGATGGTATGCCGGCTAACCTGGTACGATCTGGACAATTCATGCTCTGGCGGGATAATCGATCCCGGTGGCAATTCTTGTTCATAAATCAGCCGACGCAAATCCTTTTCTACCTGGAAATAGAGTGGGACAGGTGAGGTCGGGTCAGCCGGTTTTATTTCGAGGTCTTTCAGGGGCATGGGTGGCTGCCATAGTTGCGAATGTCCAAATGTACGTACAATATGATTGCCGGTTCCCCTACACCTGTTCATAACATGGCCACTGAGATGTATGGCTGTACGCGGAATGAACACCTTTTTCGGCTAAAACAGCCTGAAATCGCACAAATTAGAATAGGCATTCATTTTGAAAAGCAGCATTCCAAATTATTGTGTTCTCCCCAAGTCAGCGCTCTACTTCAGGCGTCATCAACCTCGAAACAGATCATGAACAGCTTTACTACCACTTTTTCGATATACGTTCGCTGCAGCCGCCTTACCACCTTGTTATGGTTTGCTTTGCTGCTGCTGATCACACCCGCTGCATTTGGACAGGGGGTAGCAATTGTTGATGCCGCGATGGAGGAATACCTTTACCTCGCATCCAATCATGTGGATGTCCGGATTGAGGACCAGGTTGCAATAGTCACAACGACCCAACGTTTTGAAAACAACTCAGGCGCGTCGGTACGGATTGCATTTGGATTTCCGATGGCTGAAGACGCAAGCCCCACGAGTATCCGGTGGCTGCTCGATGAAACCTGGTACCGGGGTCTGATAGAAGCGGTGCCGCAAGACACAACCCTGCCAGGTATTCCCGTAGGAGGAAATCCGGCTGCCATCGACAATTACCTCGGGGCAACGCCGTTCAGGTTTGATGTTACGCAAACAGTGCCGGCTGACTCAAGCATTTCGATCGAATTGCAATACGTTCAGCTCTTGCCGT encodes:
- a CDS encoding GntR family transcriptional regulator, whose amino-acid sequence is MPLKDLEIKPADPTSPVPLYFQVEKDLRRLIYEQELPPGSIIPPEHELSRSYQVSRHTIRQALSRIEADDLISRGAGRGTIVKPQQHLTLLSMARSFTAEMETRGYQTHSQILDKAAGIVGDSPDPALEDYAGSPCLNLTRLRFADDEPVCLQYTTIITTRCPNLIEHDFKSNSLYKVLSENYQLYIAAFEYSLSALPADKMLAKQLDIEKDTPVLGVTTTARLDNQQIMEHTESYYRADKYKYVIAHQLKK
- a CDS encoding SIS domain-containing protein: MNPALQYLEQATNILKRIQDTQMDALEKAATICADSIGQEGLVHLFGTGHSRIPIEEMFPRHGSFPGFHPMVELSLTFHNPVVGSNGQRQAMYLEHVEGLGKMILRNFVFDQRDSFIIFSNSGVNEVVVEMALEVKKMNLPVICVVSVDHCEYSAAKHSSGKKLIDVADVVLDNGTPGGDAMVTIDGLEDPVGPGSTIGGAAIVNALKCMIADKLTRMGKPPIVLSSGFFIGAEASKERFDVCYDDYRRRMRKVFGTD